A region from the Muribaculum gordoncarteri genome encodes:
- a CDS encoding translation initiation factor, which yields MNIDLQSVLQDFLDRNPDLPEGDDNDVSAENADTRPAAVSADRLDIILEKKGRGGKKATIITGFTGSDSELAELASALKRKLATGGSARGGEILIQGDRRNDVLAALNSLGYKGRII from the coding sequence ATGAACATTGATTTGCAATCGGTCTTGCAGGATTTCCTCGACCGTAATCCCGACCTGCCTGAAGGTGACGACAATGATGTGTCGGCCGAAAATGCCGATACACGCCCGGCTGCCGTCAGTGCCGACAGGCTCGACATCATATTGGAGAAGAAGGGACGCGGAGGAAAGAAGGCGACCATAATAACTGGATTTACGGGGAGTGACAGCGAGTTGGCCGAATTGGCTTCGGCTTTGAAACGCAAGCTTGCCACAGGCGGCTCGGCACGCGGCGGAGAGATACTCATCCAGGGCGACCGTCGCAACGATGTGCTTGCCGCGCTTAATTCATTGGGCTACAAAGGCCGAATCATATAA
- a CDS encoding SU10 major capsid protein, with protein sequence METQIVEGFAGASHVKGAPLTTTITREVSEELLRNEIDERIVKIRPMSTPIDQISRLADARLSSSMIVDYYSVDTPPSVCKLFEGVESSQTSDIAELSVDNIAMFSPSDTILLPGVKGKAPGSCLMLYVISTGDKLRVKAINPPAENTFPALNFEQPMIRMGRAAAELDVQTSQSEALPIKRRNFCQIFKCQVEQSILQRLSAKEVGWSLTDQEETALIDMRLSMEKNFLFGARTRFEKDNTHGEVFTTEGIWTQAGKEFSYIKDKFNEEELVRLSRAAFTGNAGSSRKVLIGGSGFIEQLSMLPHVKTAGPAETVTRWGIDFTEITTKFGRLYVVLSEVFDACGHADEAMVLDPEYIQKYSHIPFKAMPIDLRSSGQRNCEAIVLTEASCIVLRYPDAHLRIVTK encoded by the coding sequence ATGGAAACACAAATCGTAGAAGGATTTGCAGGCGCGTCACACGTAAAAGGCGCTCCGCTTACAACCACAATCACCCGTGAAGTTTCGGAAGAATTGCTCCGTAACGAAATCGACGAGCGCATCGTCAAGATTCGCCCCATGTCGACTCCCATCGACCAGATTTCACGCCTCGCCGATGCGCGCCTTAGCTCAAGCATGATAGTCGACTACTATTCGGTCGACACACCGCCCTCGGTATGCAAGCTGTTTGAAGGCGTTGAATCAAGCCAGACATCCGACATCGCCGAACTGTCGGTCGACAACATCGCGATGTTCAGCCCCTCCGACACCATTTTGCTTCCGGGTGTGAAGGGCAAGGCTCCGGGCAGCTGCTTAATGCTCTATGTCATCAGCACCGGCGACAAGCTGCGCGTAAAGGCGATAAATCCGCCGGCCGAGAACACCTTCCCGGCGTTGAACTTTGAGCAACCCATGATAAGAATGGGGCGTGCGGCTGCCGAACTCGATGTGCAGACATCGCAATCCGAGGCTCTTCCCATAAAGCGTCGTAATTTTTGTCAAATATTCAAATGCCAAGTCGAACAATCTATCCTTCAGCGACTTTCGGCCAAAGAGGTGGGATGGAGCCTGACCGATCAGGAGGAAACGGCACTCATCGACATGCGCCTGAGCATGGAGAAGAACTTCCTGTTTGGTGCCCGAACCCGCTTTGAGAAGGACAACACCCACGGCGAGGTATTTACCACCGAAGGCATCTGGACCCAGGCGGGCAAGGAGTTCTCCTACATTAAGGACAAATTCAATGAAGAGGAGCTCGTAAGACTATCGCGTGCGGCATTCACTGGCAATGCCGGGTCGTCACGAAAAGTGCTCATAGGCGGTTCGGGATTCATCGAGCAGCTCAGCATGCTGCCCCATGTGAAGACAGCCGGGCCTGCCGAAACCGTGACACGCTGGGGAATCGACTTCACCGAAATCACAACCAAATTCGGACGCCTCTACGTGGTGCTCAGCGAAGTCTTTGATGCTTGCGGACATGCCGATGAAGCAATGGTGCTCGATCCCGAATACATCCAGAAGTATTCCCACATCCCCTTCAAGGCAATGCCCATAGACCTGCGTTCAAGCGGTCAACGCAACTGCGAGGCTATAGTGCTCACCGAGGCTTCCTGCATAGTGTTACGCTATCCCGATGCTCATCTGCGCATCGTAACCAAGTGA
- a CDS encoding glycosyltransferase: protein MKSNVLLVSKFYYRRGGACVYVLNLERLLLDRGHEVAVFAMDYGLNEPSRWSGFFAPEVKFFGRDAHLLPAARRVLGFGDVRDRFSAIIDRVRPDVVHLNNIHSYLSPVVATMAHERGIKVVWTLHDYKLVCPAYSCRRNGVDCTDCFGNRQHNVLLHRCMKHSIKASALAFAEAWRWRRTVLERCVDTFICPSRFMADVMIRAGYDARKIHVVCNFVDESPEGRDDAAPRRGDYCCYVGRLSEEKGVDRLMKAATMSSLPLKVAGDGPLSDELKSRYGDCRNVEFLGKLDREGVMELIRGARFSVVPSECWENNPLSAIESLSCGTPVVGAATGGIPELIDCSNGRLFMSGDVDDLARAMKEEWRSLRDNEAIARDARARFSASRHYDSLMRIYSGS, encoded by the coding sequence ATGAAGTCAAATGTGCTATTGGTAAGCAAATTCTACTATCGTCGAGGAGGCGCATGTGTCTATGTTCTTAATCTTGAACGACTTTTGCTTGACCGCGGCCATGAGGTGGCGGTGTTTGCCATGGACTACGGGCTGAACGAACCTTCGCGATGGAGCGGCTTCTTTGCTCCCGAGGTGAAATTCTTCGGCCGTGATGCACACTTGCTTCCGGCGGCGCGGCGCGTACTGGGCTTTGGCGATGTGAGGGACCGTTTTTCGGCCATCATCGACCGCGTGAGGCCCGATGTGGTTCACCTCAACAACATTCACTCCTACCTGTCGCCCGTTGTAGCGACTATGGCCCATGAACGGGGCATAAAGGTGGTGTGGACGCTCCATGACTATAAGCTTGTGTGTCCCGCCTACAGTTGTCGCCGCAACGGTGTTGATTGCACCGACTGCTTCGGCAACCGCCAGCACAATGTGCTGTTGCACAGGTGTATGAAGCATAGCATTAAAGCCTCGGCGCTTGCCTTTGCCGAGGCTTGGCGTTGGCGGCGCACGGTGCTTGAACGCTGTGTGGATACTTTCATCTGTCCGAGCCGTTTTATGGCCGATGTCATGATACGCGCCGGATATGACGCACGAAAAATCCACGTAGTGTGCAACTTCGTGGACGAGTCGCCCGAGGGTCGTGACGATGCAGCACCGCGGCGGGGTGATTATTGCTGCTATGTGGGGCGGCTTTCGGAGGAGAAGGGTGTCGACAGGCTGATGAAGGCGGCAACAATGTCGTCGCTGCCGTTGAAAGTGGCCGGCGATGGCCCGTTGTCCGATGAACTGAAGAGCCGGTACGGCGATTGCCGGAATGTAGAGTTTTTAGGTAAACTTGACCGTGAGGGAGTCATGGAACTGATACGCGGAGCGCGCTTTTCGGTCGTTCCCTCGGAGTGCTGGGAAAACAATCCGCTCTCGGCAATCGAGTCGTTGTCGTGCGGCACTCCTGTGGTGGGAGCCGCAACAGGCGGTATTCCCGAACTAATTGACTGCAGCAACGGGCGGTTGTTCATGTCGGGCGATGTCGACGACCTTGCACGAGCCATGAAAGAGGAGTGGCGCTCACTTCGCGACAACGAGGCGATAGCTCGTGACGCACGAGCGCGATTCAGCGCGTCACGGCATTACGATTCATTGATGAGGATATATAGCGGGTCATGA
- a CDS encoding HesA/MoeB/ThiF family protein: MSLFNDDELKRYSRHLSLPEIGIDGQSKLRDAKVLIVGAGGLGSPVALYLAAAGVGNICIIDGDVVDLSNLQRQIIHSTADVGRAKVESASQSMTALNPGVKVEAISGLLTADNAASLMADYDIIVDATDSLATKLLINDTCVALGKPFVHGGMYRYMGQAMTYVPGSPCYRCLFAGEEPVQPRNEAVAGPFGAVAGILGCIQAAEVIKYITGIGRLLTGRLLRFDALTMEFDTFTLPADNRCRCRRPLK; this comes from the coding sequence ATGTCGCTATTTAATGATGATGAACTGAAACGCTACAGCCGGCATCTGTCACTGCCCGAAATAGGCATTGACGGACAATCGAAACTGCGTGACGCAAAAGTGCTTATCGTAGGAGCCGGAGGACTGGGCTCGCCTGTCGCTCTCTATCTTGCCGCGGCCGGAGTGGGCAATATATGCATTATCGACGGGGATGTGGTTGACCTATCCAACCTGCAACGCCAGATAATACACTCCACGGCCGATGTGGGCCGCGCCAAGGTTGAATCGGCATCGCAATCCATGACAGCCTTGAACCCCGGCGTAAAGGTCGAGGCCATTTCAGGGCTCCTTACAGCCGACAACGCGGCGTCGCTCATGGCCGACTACGACATAATAGTGGATGCCACCGACAGCCTTGCGACCAAGCTGCTGATCAACGACACCTGTGTGGCACTCGGCAAGCCTTTTGTGCATGGAGGAATGTATCGTTACATGGGCCAGGCGATGACCTATGTTCCCGGCTCACCCTGCTATCGGTGCCTCTTTGCCGGAGAGGAGCCTGTGCAGCCGAGGAATGAGGCCGTGGCCGGTCCGTTTGGTGCCGTAGCGGGCATACTTGGATGCATCCAGGCCGCCGAAGTCATAAAATATATCACCGGAATAGGTCGACTGCTCACCGGTCGACTGCTTCGTTTCGATGCGCTCACAATGGAGTTCGACACCTTCACCCTGCCGGCCGACAACAGGTGCCGATGCAGGCGGCCGCTGAAATAA
- a CDS encoding portal protein — translation MNDTKNHLDKALETWLAGAQLRAQRLRHKRYTFGKQWSDKVEMSDGRVCDEHTAMRIMGYNPATNNLIRRLLKSIIGHYRSSIAANRLSDDVNNLPEIDARTLEEFLISGCAIQRVTYERRRGGLARWVDIVSPARFFINSVTDLRGDDVEILGQIRDMSPNEVVMRFSMGDRRRADALRSHFAKLEAAGNGRSTATGASVNDYISFLDAPKGMCRIIESWELETVEQYLCHDPMSGDIFYRNGDAANELENENKSRSNDGKPLIEFRWDISTLWHCRFMSPDGSLLHEEYSDTHPYVFRFYPLIDGEIHSFVEDVIQQQRNVNRLLTLNDRILSTAAKGVLLFPENQYASDMSIEEAAANWAAPDGVVLYRAQPGMPGPQQVVSSPGDLGVNRMLDLQLRLIEDVSGVNGALKGQAASAGMSASLYDSQHQHAVSSLSDIFGAFSTFIEARNLML, via the coding sequence ATGAACGACACTAAAAATCATCTTGACAAAGCGTTGGAAACATGGCTGGCCGGAGCCCAACTCAGGGCTCAACGGCTTCGCCACAAGCGCTACACATTCGGCAAACAGTGGAGCGACAAGGTGGAAATGTCGGACGGACGGGTGTGTGACGAGCACACGGCAATGCGTATAATGGGCTACAACCCCGCCACCAACAATCTCATACGCCGCCTCCTGAAAAGCATCATAGGCCACTACCGCTCCTCCATCGCGGCAAATCGCCTTAGCGACGATGTGAACAATCTGCCCGAAATCGACGCCCGCACACTTGAGGAGTTCCTCATTTCGGGATGTGCCATACAGCGCGTCACCTATGAGCGCCGCCGTGGCGGACTCGCCCGATGGGTCGACATTGTAAGTCCCGCCCGATTCTTTATAAACTCCGTCACCGACCTGCGCGGCGATGATGTGGAGATTCTCGGACAGATTCGCGACATGTCGCCCAACGAGGTTGTAATGCGTTTCTCAATGGGCGACCGCCGACGCGCCGATGCCCTGCGCAGCCATTTCGCGAAATTAGAGGCTGCCGGCAACGGCCGCTCCACCGCTACCGGAGCATCGGTCAACGACTACATCTCATTTCTCGACGCGCCCAAAGGAATGTGCCGCATAATTGAGTCATGGGAACTGGAAACGGTTGAGCAATATCTGTGTCACGACCCGATGTCAGGCGACATATTCTACCGCAACGGCGATGCCGCTAATGAACTTGAGAATGAAAACAAGTCGCGAAGCAACGACGGGAAGCCGTTGATTGAGTTCCGATGGGACATATCGACCCTGTGGCACTGCCGCTTCATGTCGCCCGACGGAAGCCTGCTGCATGAGGAGTACTCCGACACTCACCCCTACGTGTTCCGGTTCTATCCGCTGATTGACGGCGAGATACACTCTTTTGTGGAGGATGTGATTCAGCAGCAGCGCAATGTCAACCGGCTGCTCACCTTGAACGACCGCATCCTCTCGACTGCCGCAAAGGGCGTACTGCTCTTTCCCGAAAACCAATATGCCAGCGACATGTCAATCGAGGAGGCTGCAGCCAACTGGGCCGCTCCCGACGGAGTGGTGCTATACCGTGCGCAGCCCGGAATGCCGGGACCGCAACAGGTGGTGTCGTCGCCGGGCGATCTCGGAGTCAACAGGATGCTCGACCTGCAGCTGAGGCTCATCGAGGATGTGTCGGGAGTGAACGGCGCCCTGAAAGGACAAGCAGCCTCGGCAGGCATGTCGGCATCGCTTTACGACAGCCAGCACCAACACGCAGTGAGTTCGCTAAGCGACATTTTCGGAGCGTTCTCGACATTCATCGAGGCCCGCAACCTGATGCTTTAG
- a CDS encoding polyprenyl synthetase family protein codes for MTVLEDIQHTIASELSQLNECMTEALSTSNELMNEIVGNYLKTKGKQIRPILVLLSAKLFGGITDATIDAAASIEMLHNASLIHDDVVDDTLTRRSRPTVNAIWDNHIAVLVGDFFVSSSLHNAVATGDLRIIDTISHLGRILSLGEIDQINKARYHDITEESYLEIIGSKTASLFVACIKMGGYSVNASDEDIERMCRFAQLFGLCFQIRDDIFDYFEDSRVGKPTGNDLREGKITLPLLHVLSIDTLPYHKEMNELVRNDELSSEQIATLIAYAREFGGIDYAYDCMSRFRDEAVEIINHFPDTEIRRSFISLFDFIIARHN; via the coding sequence ATGACCGTATTAGAAGACATTCAACATACAATAGCCTCGGAACTTAGTCAACTCAATGAGTGCATGACCGAGGCTCTTTCGACATCCAACGAGTTGATGAATGAAATCGTCGGCAACTATCTGAAGACCAAAGGTAAGCAGATACGACCCATCCTCGTGTTGCTTAGCGCCAAGCTGTTTGGCGGCATCACTGATGCCACAATCGACGCTGCCGCTTCAATCGAGATGCTTCATAACGCCTCGCTGATTCATGACGATGTGGTGGACGATACTCTTACCCGCCGCAGCCGTCCGACCGTCAACGCCATTTGGGACAACCACATAGCAGTGCTTGTGGGCGACTTTTTCGTGTCGTCGTCGCTGCATAATGCTGTCGCCACGGGCGACCTGCGCATAATCGACACCATTTCGCATCTCGGACGCATTCTTTCGCTTGGCGAAATCGACCAGATAAACAAGGCCCGCTACCACGACATAACCGAGGAGTCGTATCTCGAAATCATAGGCAGCAAGACAGCTTCGCTTTTTGTTGCGTGCATAAAGATGGGCGGATATTCGGTCAACGCATCCGATGAGGATATAGAGCGCATGTGCCGCTTTGCCCAGCTATTCGGGCTGTGCTTCCAGATTCGCGATGACATATTTGACTATTTCGAGGACTCGCGCGTAGGCAAGCCTACCGGCAACGACCTTCGCGAAGGCAAGATAACGCTTCCGCTGCTACATGTACTGTCGATCGACACCCTTCCATACCACAAGGAGATGAACGAGCTTGTGCGCAATGACGAGCTGTCGAGCGAGCAGATAGCCACTCTTATAGCCTATGCACGTGAGTTCGGAGGCATCGACTACGCCTACGATTGCATGTCGCGGTTCCGCGATGAGGCAGTAGAGATAATAAACCACTTCCCCGACACGGAGATACGCCGCTCGTTCATTTCACTCTTTGACTTTATCATAGCCCGTCACAATTAG
- a CDS encoding glycosyltransferase family 4 protein, which yields MKIYVLGTRGIPYVAGGVETHCERLYPRLAAMGMDVTVVRRRCYVAPRNEYRGVRLIDVYAPRIKSLEAICHTLLGVVKAGIDRADVVHLHAVGPSLLVPLARLLGMKVVVTNHGHDYEREKWGRAARAVLRMGERVGVRFANEVIAISQPIADVLESKYGRGDVTVIPNGVEPACVTEGDDYLKSIGVERGRYVLAVGRLVKEKGFHDLIKAFGKIRTKGFRLVIAGDADHRDDYSDELKDMAVEAGVVMPGYVSGEPLQQLLSHSALFVLPSYHEGLPIALLEAMSYGLDVAVSDIRANRLSELDGSDFFKRGDCDDLARLIDTKLGVAPRRRCYDMSRYDWDAIAARTAEVYGHLSR from the coding sequence ATGAAGATATACGTATTAGGCACACGAGGCATTCCCTATGTGGCGGGAGGGGTGGAAACCCACTGCGAGCGGCTTTATCCACGGCTTGCGGCCATGGGAATGGATGTGACGGTCGTGAGAAGGCGTTGCTATGTTGCGCCGCGCAACGAGTATCGGGGGGTGCGTCTTATTGATGTATATGCCCCGAGGATAAAGAGTCTTGAGGCTATATGTCACACCCTGCTCGGAGTTGTCAAGGCAGGCATCGACCGTGCCGATGTAGTGCATCTGCATGCGGTGGGGCCTTCGCTGCTTGTACCGCTTGCCCGACTGTTGGGAATGAAAGTGGTGGTCACCAATCACGGTCACGACTATGAACGTGAGAAGTGGGGAAGAGCGGCCAGGGCCGTTTTGCGCATGGGTGAGCGGGTCGGCGTGCGTTTTGCCAATGAGGTGATTGCCATATCGCAGCCTATTGCCGATGTGCTTGAGTCGAAATACGGGCGAGGCGATGTCACGGTGATTCCCAACGGAGTCGAGCCGGCATGCGTGACCGAGGGCGACGACTATCTTAAATCAATAGGTGTGGAGCGTGGCCGTTATGTGTTGGCGGTGGGCCGGCTGGTAAAGGAGAAGGGTTTCCATGACTTGATAAAGGCGTTCGGAAAAATCAGGACAAAGGGATTCCGACTGGTTATAGCCGGAGATGCCGACCATCGCGACGATTACAGCGACGAGCTGAAGGATATGGCCGTCGAAGCCGGAGTGGTAATGCCGGGATACGTTTCGGGAGAGCCTCTGCAACAGCTGCTGTCACATTCGGCCTTATTCGTGCTGCCGTCCTATCATGAAGGCTTGCCCATTGCACTGCTTGAGGCGATGAGCTATGGCCTTGATGTGGCGGTGAGCGACATCAGAGCCAACCGGCTGAGTGAGCTCGACGGCTCCGACTTTTTCAAGCGAGGCGACTGTGACGATCTTGCCCGGCTTATCGACACCAAGCTCGGTGTGGCTCCGCGGCGACGCTGTTACGACATGTCACGTTACGACTGGGATGCGATAGCCGCACGCACTGCCGAGGTTTACGGACATTTGTCGCGATGA
- the polA gene encoding DNA polymerase I — translation MDKKLFLLDAYALIYRAYYALIRAPRMTSRGFNTSAIFGFVNTLEEVLNKQQPSHIAVCFDPSGPTFRHEAYPEYKAQRDKQPEDITLSIPYIKDIIKAYGIPAIEIPGYEADDVIGTLSHIAEKEGYITYMMTPDKDYGQLVTDRVLMFKPSLRGSEMEIRGPEEICGRYGIKSPQQVVDILALEGDAVDNIPGCPGVGEKTAMKLISEWGTVENLLGNTDSLKGALQRKIVDNAEQIRFSKFLATIKTDVPVDIPIDNLRRGDIDVNTLTGIYTELEFRTFIKRLHDRHGDNQPSDPTPEAKPAAANEMPSLFDIIDEPVQQADTSAMADSEHDYIANTDLATLEATINEAVKAGRVGVTLYAIGSDDMTSRWMGTAISTSEGKAVYIAMPPQGAARDEMLKILAKLFTSPFVTIVSHDVKRDYLLLKREGIAFTAPYYDTSVAHYLIEPEMNHSFPRVVAAYLDYHTLDYDDTSRTRKKGEPLPAGEEMLRLCEVADMTLRLYNKLNPLIESNGVKNLMDDIELPLIKVLAEMEWTGVRIDVEALAELSRKYTSQLREMEQEAYRLAGGEFNIGSPMQVGEVLFERLKIDAKAKRTKRGAYSTTEEVLEKYRNVHPIVDTILEIRGIRKLLTTYIDALPQLINQSTGKIHTTYNQTVTATGRISSTNPNLQNIPIRTDDGREIRRAFIADRGDLFMSADYSQIELRLIADISGDNDMIEAFLSGADIHQATAAKIYKERIEDVSDEQRRRAKTANFGIIYGISAFGLSERLRIPRAEAKMLIDGYFATYPHIKEYIAEAIEKARSDGYVTTIMGRKRMLPEINSRNAVVRGYAERNAVNAPIQGSAADIIKLAMVNIARNFEQEGLKSRMIMQVHDELIFNVVPEELERVQAIVTSDMMNAYHGRVPLIVSSGVGSNWLEAH, via the coding sequence ATGGATAAGAAACTATTTCTGCTCGATGCCTATGCACTAATATACCGTGCCTACTACGCACTTATACGCGCTCCGCGCATGACTTCACGGGGTTTCAACACCTCGGCGATATTCGGATTTGTAAACACCCTTGAGGAGGTGCTCAACAAGCAGCAGCCCTCCCACATCGCTGTGTGCTTCGACCCGAGCGGCCCCACATTCCGCCACGAAGCCTATCCCGAGTACAAGGCGCAGCGCGACAAGCAGCCCGAGGACATAACCCTGTCAATTCCCTATATAAAGGACATCATAAAGGCTTACGGAATCCCCGCTATCGAAATTCCGGGATATGAAGCCGACGATGTGATAGGCACACTGTCGCACATCGCCGAGAAGGAGGGCTACATCACCTACATGATGACACCCGACAAGGACTACGGACAGCTGGTGACCGACCGCGTGCTCATGTTCAAGCCCTCGCTCCGAGGTTCCGAGATGGAGATACGCGGCCCCGAGGAAATCTGCGGGCGTTACGGCATAAAGTCGCCGCAACAGGTGGTAGACATACTCGCCCTTGAGGGCGATGCGGTCGACAACATTCCGGGATGTCCCGGAGTGGGCGAAAAGACGGCCATGAAGCTTATATCGGAATGGGGCACCGTCGAGAACCTGCTTGGCAACACCGACTCACTGAAGGGTGCCTTGCAGCGCAAAATCGTCGACAACGCCGAGCAGATAAGATTTTCAAAGTTTCTCGCGACAATAAAGACCGATGTGCCTGTCGACATCCCCATCGACAATCTGCGCCGAGGTGATATTGATGTGAACACCCTGACCGGAATATACACCGAGCTGGAGTTCCGCACGTTCATCAAGCGTCTGCACGACCGTCACGGCGACAATCAGCCGTCTGATCCCACACCTGAGGCCAAGCCTGCGGCAGCCAACGAAATGCCCTCGCTCTTCGACATCATCGACGAGCCTGTTCAGCAAGCCGACACATCGGCCATGGCCGACTCGGAGCATGACTACATAGCCAATACCGACCTCGCGACCCTTGAGGCGACAATCAACGAGGCTGTCAAGGCGGGACGCGTGGGAGTGACGCTCTATGCCATCGGTTCCGACGACATGACATCGCGCTGGATGGGTACGGCAATCTCGACATCCGAGGGAAAAGCCGTCTACATCGCCATGCCTCCGCAGGGAGCCGCACGTGACGAAATGCTGAAAATCCTGGCCAAACTGTTTACATCGCCCTTCGTCACCATTGTAAGCCACGATGTAAAGCGCGACTATCTGCTGCTGAAGCGCGAAGGCATTGCATTTACAGCTCCCTACTACGACACATCGGTGGCCCACTACCTCATCGAGCCTGAGATGAATCACTCTTTCCCGCGCGTGGTGGCCGCCTATCTCGACTATCACACTCTCGACTACGATGACACATCGCGCACCCGCAAGAAAGGCGAGCCGCTTCCTGCAGGTGAGGAGATGCTGCGCCTCTGTGAAGTAGCCGACATGACGCTGCGACTTTACAACAAGCTGAATCCGCTTATAGAGAGCAACGGCGTGAAAAATCTGATGGACGACATCGAGCTGCCACTCATAAAGGTGCTTGCCGAGATGGAGTGGACGGGAGTGCGCATCGATGTCGAAGCGTTGGCCGAGCTGTCGCGCAAGTACACATCGCAGCTGCGCGAAATGGAGCAGGAGGCCTACAGGCTTGCGGGCGGAGAGTTCAACATAGGCTCGCCAATGCAGGTGGGCGAAGTGCTCTTTGAAAGGCTGAAGATCGACGCCAAAGCCAAGCGCACAAAGCGTGGCGCCTACTCCACCACCGAGGAGGTGCTTGAAAAATACCGCAACGTGCATCCCATTGTCGACACCATTCTTGAAATACGAGGCATACGCAAGCTGCTGACAACCTACATCGATGCGCTGCCTCAGCTGATAAATCAGTCGACCGGAAAGATACACACCACCTACAACCAGACCGTAACCGCCACAGGACGAATTTCATCGACAAACCCCAACCTGCAGAACATCCCCATACGCACCGACGACGGCCGCGAAATACGACGCGCCTTCATAGCCGACCGGGGCGACCTGTTCATGAGTGCCGACTACTCGCAGATTGAACTGCGACTGATTGCCGACATAAGCGGCGACAACGATATGATCGAGGCGTTTCTTTCGGGTGCCGACATCCATCAGGCCACAGCGGCAAAGATATACAAGGAGCGCATAGAGGATGTGAGCGACGAGCAGCGCCGACGCGCCAAAACCGCCAACTTCGGAATAATCTACGGCATATCGGCATTTGGCCTCTCGGAGAGGTTACGCATTCCGCGAGCTGAAGCCAAGATGCTGATTGACGGATACTTCGCCACCTATCCTCACATCAAGGAGTACATCGCCGAAGCTATCGAGAAGGCTCGCAGCGACGGATATGTCACAACTATAATGGGTCGCAAGCGAATGCTCCCCGAAATAAATTCAAGAAACGCCGTTGTGCGCGGATATGCCGAGCGAAATGCCGTGAACGCCCCCATCCAGGGTTCGGCCGCCGACATTATAAAGCTCGCCATGGTGAACATAGCCCGCAACTTCGAGCAGGAGGGATTGAAGTCACGCATGATAATGCAGGTCCACGATGAATTGATATTCAACGTTGTGCCGGAAGAACTTGAACGCGTACAGGCTATCGTGACCTCCGACATGATGAACGCCTACCACGGCAGGGTGCCGCTCATCGTGTCGTCGGGTGTGGGAAGCAACTGGCTTGAAGCCCACTAA